The proteins below are encoded in one region of Bremerella sp. P1:
- a CDS encoding YggS family pyridoxal phosphate-dependent enzyme — MHTQLRENLDRVREKIAEAAKASGRVAADVCLIGVTKYVDVETTRAIYELGCHDLGESRPQQLWSKSEAMADMSPRWHMIGHLQRNKTKRTIPLLSVLHSGDSLRLLKAANDDWPHAEPLPALIEVNISGEAAKHGFPPAEIAPALRQIAALSHLKIVGLMGMASLEGGRDQAQKDFAALRQLRDQLRTDCPDEISLDELSMGMSHDFDLAIREGATMVRVGSTLFEGIDGGR, encoded by the coding sequence ATGCACACGCAACTTCGCGAAAACCTGGACCGCGTTCGTGAAAAGATCGCCGAGGCGGCCAAGGCATCTGGCCGAGTTGCCGCTGATGTCTGCTTGATCGGTGTTACCAAGTACGTCGACGTCGAGACTACTCGGGCCATTTACGAGCTAGGCTGCCATGACCTGGGCGAGAGTCGCCCGCAACAACTGTGGAGCAAGTCGGAAGCCATGGCCGATATGTCGCCGCGTTGGCACATGATCGGACACCTGCAACGCAACAAGACCAAGCGTACCATTCCCCTCCTTTCGGTCCTTCACTCCGGTGACAGCCTTCGCCTATTGAAAGCTGCCAACGATGACTGGCCGCATGCGGAACCACTGCCGGCCTTGATCGAAGTGAACATCTCAGGCGAGGCGGCTAAGCATGGTTTTCCTCCCGCTGAGATTGCGCCCGCCCTGCGACAAATTGCCGCGTTGAGTCACCTGAAGATTGTTGGTTTGATGGGAATGGCTTCACTCGAGGGAGGTCGCGATCAAGCCCAGAAGGATTTCGCAGCGTTACGCCAGTTGCGCGACCAACTGCGAACCGATTGTCCTGACGAGATTTCGCTGGACGAGCTATCGATGGGCATGAGCCACGACTTCGATTTAGCAATTCGAGAAGGAGCCACGATGGTTCGCGTGGGTTCGACCTTGTTCGAGGGAATCGACGGTGGGCGTTAA
- a CDS encoding DUF167 domain-containing protein, which translates to MGVNVTPHPEGCLLDLKAQPGARKAEIRGVHDGALKVCVTEVAEKGKANKAILSLLRKTWGLKGSQLEIISGQTASHKRLLIRDLSPQNMLQLLKDCGLKDE; encoded by the coding sequence GTGGGCGTTAATGTCACCCCTCATCCCGAAGGTTGCCTTCTCGACCTGAAAGCTCAGCCGGGTGCCCGGAAAGCCGAAATTCGGGGCGTTCACGACGGAGCTTTGAAAGTCTGCGTGACCGAGGTGGCTGAGAAGGGTAAAGCCAACAAAGCGATCTTATCTCTGCTCCGCAAAACGTGGGGCCTGAAGGGCTCGCAGTTGGAAATCATTTCCGGGCAAACCGCTTCACACAAACGACTTTTGATCCGCGATCTTTCTCCGCAAAATATGTTGCAACTCTTGAAAGATTGCGGCTTAAAGGACGAATAG